A single region of the Sorghum bicolor cultivar BTx623 chromosome 9, Sorghum_bicolor_NCBIv3, whole genome shotgun sequence genome encodes:
- the LOC8067305 gene encoding subtilisin-chymotrypsin inhibitor-2B produces the protein MSSTATAAPECGGAKTSWPEVVGKSVEEAKKVILKDKPDADIVVLPVGSPVTMDYRTNRVRIFVDTVAQTPHVG, from the coding sequence ATGAGctccacggcgacggcggcaCCAGAGTGCGGCGGCGCCAAGACGTCGTGGCCGGAGGTGGTCGGGAAGAGcgtggaggaagccaagaaagtGATCCTCAAGGACAAGCCCGACGCCGACATCGTCGTGCTGCCCGTCGGCTCGCCGGTGACCATGGATTACCGCACCAACCGCGTCCGGATCTTCGTCGACACAGTCGCCCAGACGCCCCATGTCGGCTGA